In Lineus longissimus chromosome 9, tnLinLong1.2, whole genome shotgun sequence, one genomic interval encodes:
- the LOC135494024 gene encoding uncharacterized protein LOC135494024, producing MPSPVIHKDQNRDMRDETGSASVGMDSTSSPVFICTTGVDDFPEDDKSEGLLTSHAAMEESQETISVGEDQSFTSPAMAGKSPGAIHVTTSTQDEKVACVSCRKLQAKIKSLELEQLKRKTPQLSRVIQTHKFSHTHLQKDTDIKFYTGLPNRETFDRFYDLFEYDAKTLRYWHGPAHLCVKANIKRKYKVTPHRSSNRHLTAKDEFMLTLMRLRLGSLEKDLADRFEVSVSVCSRILATWLRFLAKTFEKFIFVPSKDVFHENRPTEFTSFPKVRHIIDCSEIFVETSDDPEIQAATWSSYKHHNTAKFLISITPNGHIQYRSKTWGGRTSDLSISRHSGFLDILEPFDEVMADRGFPIQEELASKLCQLHVPPGLKGQAQLTKAEVKRTKAIANTRIYVEQAIRRIKYFRILKYEVPITVLPQLDDMLTICIALSNLRPALCNPPDRKKNAKKP from the coding sequence ATGCCATCACCTGTGATTCACAAGGATCAGAATCGTGACATGCGTGATGAAACAGGCAGTGCTTCAGTTGGAATGGATAGTACTAGTAGCCCAGTCTTCATTTGCACCACCGGTGTTGATGATTTTCCTGAAGACGACAAGTCAGAAGGACTGTTAACATCTCATGCAGCAATGGAGGAGAGCCAAGAGACAATCAGTGTTGGTGAAGACCAATCATTCACATCTCCTGCCATGGCAGGAAAAAGCCCTGGGGCCATTCATGTAACAACTAGTACACAAGATGAAAAGGTAGCATGTGTATCTTGCAGAAAACTGCAAGCCAAGATAAAATCACTTGAACTAGAACAATTAAAACGTAAGACACCACAACTGTCAAGGGTCATTCAAACTCATAAATTCTCACATACTCATCTACAGAAGGACACTGATATAAAGTTCTACACTGGTCTTCCGAACCGAGAGACATTTGATAGATTCTATGATTTGTTCGAGTATGATGCCAAGACACTGAGATACTGGCATGGCCCAGCTCATTTATGTGTGAAGGCAAATATAAAGAGAAAGTACAAAGTGACACCACATCGTAGTAGTAATAGACATTTGACTGCAAAGGATGAATTCATGCTCACGTTGATGAGATTGAGACTTGGTTCTTTGGAGAAGGATTTGGCGGATAGGTTTGAAGTAAGTGTGAGTGTGTGTTCTCGGATTTTAGCGACATGGTTAagatttttggccaaaacattTGAGAAGTTTATATTTGTTCCATCCAAGGATGTTTTCCATGAAAATCGCCCTACTGAATTCACGTCATTCCCAAAAGTACGACATATTATAGATTGTTCAGAAATATTTGTTGAAACCAGTGATGACCCTGAGATCCAAGCAGCTACGTGGTCCTCGTACAAGCACCACAACACTGCAAAGTTCCTTATTAGTATTACACCAAATGGTCATATCCAATATCGGTCAAAAACTTGGGGTGGTAGGACCAGTGACTTGAGTATCTCTAGACATTCTGGTTTCTTGGATATTCTTGAGCCATTTGATGAAGTTATGGCTGATCGGGGCTTCCCCATTCAAGAAGAACTTGCTTCTAAATTGTGTCAGTTACATGTTCCACCTGGCCTGAAAGGACAAGCCCAATTGACCAAGGCAGAAGTTAAGAGAACCAAAGCCATAGCCAATACAAGGATCTATGTTGAACAGGCCATACGGCGAATCAAATACTTCAGAATTTTAAAGTATGAAGTTCCAATTACAGTTTTGCCACAATTGGATGACATGCTAACTATATGTATTGCCCTAAGCAACCTGCGCCCCGCTCTATGTAACCCACCAGACCGTAAAAAGAATGCAAAAAAACCCTAG